AAGAAAGGCTCGGGCAATTGTTGCAAGATGGGACTTGGTCAAGTCGTTTAAGCTGAGAAAGAGGGTACCAGAAAGAGGTGGCTTCTGTCCAGCAGCTATTAACGCCTTTGCAAATGCAATTGAGTACTCGTAGTGGATGCCCATAACCTCACCTGTACTACGCATCTCTGGACCTAGAATAACATCAGCTCCTTGGAATTTCTCGAATGGGAGAACGGCCTCTTTAACAGATACGTGCTTTGGGATAACCTCTTTTGTGAACTGCAAGTCCTGGAGAGATTTCCCTGACATAACTAGAGCAGCATACTTAGCCAGTGGATGACCGATAGCCTTGGATACAAAAGGGATTGTCCTAGATGCACGAGGGTTAGCCTAGAGCAAGAAAACTTCCCCTGAACCCGTAATTGCATACTGACAGTTCATTAATCCAATCACATTCAACCGCTTTGCCAATTTTGTTGTCCAGTTCCTAATTGTTTTTAAGCATGAAGATGACACAGTTTTTGTGGGAAGCAAGCATGCTGAATCCCCGGAATGGACTCCAGCCTGTTCAATGTGCTCCATTATTCCACCGATCACTACGTTGCCGTGTGAGTCGGTGAGTGAATCGACATCAATCTCTATAGCATCAGACAAGTATTTGTCAACAAGAACAGGACGCTCGGGATCCACCTCAACAGCAGTTTCAAGATAAGTTACAAGTTTATCATCACTGTAAACAATTTCCATTGCCCTGCCTCCTAAAACATAGGAAGGTCGAACAACAACAGGGTAACCAATGTCTGCAGCAATAGTTAGTGCATCTTTTTCACTCTTGGCAATTCCTCCTTTTGGCTGCTCTATCTGTAATTCCTTCAAAATTGCATTAAATCTCTCCCTATCCTCAGCAGCATCGATAGAATCGGGGGATGTGCCCCAGATGCTAACAAAGCCAGCACCACTTCGAGACTTGGGCTTGTGCTCATCTAAATAATGCTCAATAGGAAGAGCCAGTTTTAGAGGAGTTTGACCGCCAAATTGGACAATGATGCCATCAGGCCCTTCCAAGTCAATGACATTCAGAACATCCTCCACTGTGAGAGGTTCGAAGTAGAGCCGATCACTGGTGTCATAATCTGTCGATACTGTTTCTGGGTTTGAATTCATCATGATTGTTTCATAGCCTGCATCCTACACAGAGAAAAAGAATTCCAAGATTAGAAGATAACACAGAAAAGTAATAGCTAAACTATCTACAATCTGATTGAAGGAAAATTTAACGATAAGATAGATGTCCCTGAATATATTTTCACAAGCAATTTCCTAGAATATCAATTGACTTGTAAATTGGCATTTCTTCACTCTTGCCTAAAAAAGACATGAAAGCTCCACAAGTTCATAAACAAGCATTTTTTGAGAAGTAAAAGGGGGAAAACAGAGCACCAATCAATTAAGATGCACAAACCTGAAGGGCAAATGATGTATGACAGCAGCAATAATCAAACTCAATCCCTTGTCCAATCCGATTTGGTCCTCCACCTAAAATCAAAACCTTTTTCCTTTGAGAGGGAGCTGATTCACACTCAAAATCATAGGATGAATACATGTAAGGGGTATCAGCTTCAAACTCTGCGGCACATGTATCAACTCTTTTATATACTGGTTTAACTCCAAAAGATAATCTCTTTGATCGAACTTCTTTCTCAGTGGACTTTATGGCATAAGCAATCTGTTTATCACTAAATCCTCTTTTTTTCACTTCCCAAAAGTCATCAACGGTCATTTGTGACAAATTCCAAGCCAAAAGATACTGTTCCACATCTACAAGTTCTTTAAGTTGAGTGAGGAACCATTTATCAATGTAACTCAGTTTATGGATATCATCCACCTTCATTCCCCTCTTCATTGCAGCATATATGGAATGGATGCGATCTGGGCCGGGCACCCGTAAATTGTATTTTAGTTTCTCCCAATCCCAGTCAAGTTCCTTGACTTGTGCACAACCCCATCCAGAATACCCACATTCAAGTGATCGCACAGCTTTTTGAAATGATTCTTGGAATGTTCGGCCCACTGCCATGGATTCACCAACAGACTTCATCTGGGTTGTTAGAATTGGCTCTGATCCAGGAAATTTCTCAAATGCAAACCTAGGTATCTGCATTTGCACAAAAAAGTTAGatgatattaaaattaattagtgAAATCAATAAGCCATAATAAGCGCATGAGCCAGATATCAATGAAAAAATGAGCATCACCTTAGTAACAACATAGTCTATGGAAGGCTCAAAACTTGCTGGGGTTTTCTTTGTGATATCATTAGGAATCTGATCCAATGAGTATCCGACTGATAACTTGGCAGCCATCTTGGCTATTGGGAAACCAGTTGCCTTTGAGGCCAAAGCTGATGATCTTGAAACTCTAGGATTCATCTCAATCACCATTACCTCTCCATCTTCCGGATTAACAGCAAATTGAACATTTGAACCTCCACATTCAACTCCAATTTCCCTAATAATAGCAATAGAATAATCTCTGAGTCGCTGGTACTCCTTATCTGTCAAGGTTTGTGCAGGGGCCACAGTGATGGAGTCCCCAGTGTGAACTCCCATTGGATCGATATTTTCAATCGAGCAAATAATCACCACATTATCTGCTAAATCTCTCATAACCTCAAGCTCATACTCTTTCCACCCCAACAAGGACTTCTCAACCAAAACCTGAGATGTCACGCTAGCAGCGAGCCCTGACTTACATATGGCCTCGAATTCCTCCCTGTTATAAGCAATCCCACCCCCTGTCCCACCTAATGTGAAAGCAGGACGGATAATCAAGGGGAACTCCCCAATCAAGTTGGCAATTTCGAAGCATTCCTCAAGTGTAGTTCCAATCCCTGAAGGAGGCATCTTAAGTCCGATATTCTTCATAGCCTGCTTAAACAAATCCCTATCCTCTGCCTTCTTGATTGCATCAAGCTTTGCACCAATTAACTCCACACCATATTTCTCAAGTGCACCACTCTCTGCTAGTGCCACAGCAAGATTAAGTGCCGTTTGACCACCCATAGTGGGCAACAAAGCATCAGGTCTCTCCTTTTCTAGCACTTGCTCAACCAAGTCTGGTGTCAATGGCTCGATGTAAGTCCTATCTGCCATTTCAGGGTCCGTCATTATAGTGGCCGGATTTGAATTAATAAGGATAACCTCATATCCCTCTTCTCTAAGAGCCTTGCAGGCTTGTGTACCTGAGTAATCAAACTCGCAAGCCTGCCCTATCACAATAGGCCCTGCTCCCAAGATAAGGATCTTCTTTATATCTGTTCTTTTACCCACACCTTTTTTATCTTCAAGAACCCCTCCATTTGATGAACCATCACCATTTTTGACACCAGCAGCCTCAGTTAGTGCAGAATTTAACGTCAAGTGGCGAGATAACAGGTACAGACTTGTTGAACTCTTCTTTAATGCTACTTTTGTCTGGGTGAAAAGGTGGGGGGAAAGCTCTCGTACGGGTATACATGGATTGGCTTGAACTAGGTTACATAGAGCATTTTTACATTGATGTGCACAATGATTCATCTTCTTTTAACACTCCTAGAATTTCCTACAAGAATCAACACAGCAGCATTgtaaaaaatttgcaaaaataCGATCCTAGGATCAGTTATTATGTGCTTAAACATGCAATATTCCAGAGAAAGAAAGATTTAAACAAACGGCAAAAAGAAGCGTTTGTGTCGCTGGGGAAAAGAGAACTAATACAAAACTCCTCAAATTCATCCTACTAAATTTTGCTAGATTCATAAAAAGACCATATCAAGCACATAACAAACTCACACTTCCAAATGAAGgtggtaaaaaaaattctaagtaaaaagataaattattttagagtaggtgcccagcGAGTCAACTCGTGGCTTGGGCTTTATGGACTCTTTtgtaaaaacaatctttatttttaataatattttatgattttatccaattatgtcatttactttatctgtatactcatgcaagctgcattgataaagtccttgaatatactatAGGTATCATGAGGTCTGCCTCTCCACAAAAGataatgaaactcattaggaagtgtaccgtatattctaaacaggttcctagtggATTTaaccgcctaaaataaggaaaaaggtcgcttgagtttgagactagcatatttgatgtaaacgtcatgtttcattggtaagggcatggagatgtccatcaTACACATGAGtaatcatttgatgatgcactgaacaaccctctctcgaactttccaagtgattatcacttatcgagtggaaaagtctgTGGTTAAGGTTGTACACTCCTAGTCCTTTGACCCAGGACAACGTAAAagctctacgtactagcatgtactttgatccgtttaccgactccattgagggtcatcagatgGCGATATTAGATGTAATTTCGAAATATGTATGTgccgatgcattgtagtcgaggattcactaCTCGCTTACAGGTAAAGCTATCATATGTGATctaatgagttaatagtgcaagcaATCTCTGGCCAGATtaagacatgtgcattttggaaaggtgtttgctcagttgcacataccatgtcacTGTTATCAATCAAAGATCATATATCACATCGtaatcgaattcatttgcaactgtcgatataccaatggttacAGATTTGATCGGGATATAGAAGTTTAAGGAACCGTATTGGTACGTTgaccataacttaaggttcatgcaagcactatcagtgatatctaGGAGATCATGGGAAGATGCCACTAGactctcttaccatgatccgatgagtgcaatcagacttgagttcttacattcttgatcaagggttGAAGAAAAGAATGGATTAATTAGGGCGCAtgagaataatttttttctgaatcacatgaagttgtgaactAACGACTAGATATTTCCCTGAACCATTAatggtcacacaagtattggattctgtgttcccgttgagatcgtcaaattcaattatttgaatttggcgactataatTTGATGGGTATCAAACAAAttacttataaaggagtttataagttaaTTCTATGTAATGGAAGATGTGGATGTTAGCTTAACAGCTAATTAAGTGAGGATAGTAGAACTGTATTGTAACACCCAAAAATCAGTTTATGTAGaccgcatgcatgaaaattattaaattgctaaaatattttaattaaatgattttgggtgcataaatgatatattttgagtgactaaatgattaattgtgtaatttttcttGGTTCataataaagattttaagaaGAATATCGGTGGTCGGCCGGGACGGAAGAACATAGACGATTAaggtgttaaagatttaaaagcttttttttatttgagttaagaaactaattattttaaataatttaagaattatgaaatttttaaggtcaattttaaattaaatagtgGGAGCAAGGaattatgtatttttaaggattttaaaccttttaatttgaggcctaatgattttattaatctgaatgggcctaattaattatttaaaaactagggctaattaagctcattaattaagtgtttagaaatcttttaaaattatttttgaaagagttctaaacacactcacacacctaaacacctacacacaccccgaaacacacacacacaaaagttACCGGAATTGAAAGAGAATTGAAGAGGAAGAACAGCCGTAACATAGAACTCTTGGGCAAGgaagttttcgatttttttctccttcgttcttcgattttcttcctctttcttccttccaacaacgATCACCCGACTATCTTGCATCCAAAGGTGGGTTTTCGGTGGGGTTTTGACGCGAAAAAATGGTAGAAAAAGGGTAGAAATCGTCACTCGTTCGTCACCGACGTTCCACCGCTTCGGTATTCGCATTTCGAGCGTTTTagacgcaaaggcacgtttctatactttctttttgcaccattcaaatcataatatgtgtgttttatgttttgaagcatgaaaattatattaatcaaattatttgacgattggatgaatatttttcaaagttttgacgtTTTTACGCTCGCTTGAGACGTGTTATGACTTCTAAAGGGCATGATGCCATTAGGGGACATTAAAGAATTGGAAAAGGAGTCGTTTAAGGGTATGATGAGGGCTGGTCATATGCAAAACGAGCCGTGCTTGGGTGAGGCAAGAACCTAGGGTTTTCAAGAGTTTCTTTGGGATTATGGGACGGCTAGGGGGGCGGCTG
This window of the Primulina huaijiensis isolate GDHJ02 chromosome 3, ASM1229523v2, whole genome shotgun sequence genome carries:
- the LOC140973607 gene encoding LOW QUALITY PROTEIN: carbamoyl phosphate synthase arginine-specific large chain, chloroplastic-like (The sequence of the model RefSeq protein was modified relative to this genomic sequence to represent the inferred CDS: substituted 1 base at 1 genomic stop codon), producing MNHCAHQCKNALCNLVQANPCIPVRELSPHLFTQTKVALKKSSTSLYLLSRHLTLNSALTEAAGVKNGDGSSNGGVLEDKKGVGKRTDIKKILILGAGPIVIGQACEFDYSGTQACKALREEGYEVILINSNPATIMTDPEMADRTYIEPLTPDLVEQVLEKERPDALLPTMGGQTALNLAVALAESGALEKYGVELIGAKLDAIKKAEDRDLFKQAMKNIGLKMPPSGIGTTLEECFEIANLIGEFPLIIRPAFTLGGTGGGIAYNREEFEAICKSGLAASVTSQVLVEKSLLGWKEYELEVMRDLADNVVIICSIENIDPMGVHTGDSITVAPAQTLTDKEYQRLRDYSIAIIREIGVECGGSNVQFAVNPEDGEVMVIEMNPRVSRSSALASKATGFPIAKMAAKLSVGYSLDQIPNDITKKTPASFEPSIDYVVTKIPRFAFEKFPGSEPILTTQMKSVGESMAVGRTFQESFQKAVRSLECGYSGWGCAQVKELDWDWEKLKYNLRVPGPDRIHSIYAAMKRGMKVDDIHKLSYIDKWFLTQLKELVDVEQYLLAWNLSQMTVDDFWEVKKRGFSDKQIAYAIKSTEKEVRSKRLSFGVKPVYKRVDTCAAEFEADTPYMYSSYDFECESAPSQRKKVLILGGGPNRIGQGIEFDYCCCHTSFALQDAGYETIMMNSNPETVSTDYDTSDRLYFEPLTVEDVLNVIDLEGPDGIIVQFGGQTPLKLALPIEHYLDEHKPKSRSGAGFVSIWGTSPDSIDAAEDRERFNAILKELQIEQPKGGIAKSEKDALTIAADIGYPVVVRPSYVLGGRAMEIVYSDDKLVTYLETAVEVDPERPVLVDKYLSDAIEIDVDSLTDSHGNVVIGGIMEHIEQAGVHSGDSACLLPTKTVSSSCLKTIRNWTTKLAKRLNVIGLMNCQYAITGSGEVFLLXANPRASRTIPFVSKAIGHPLAKYAALVMSGKSLQDLQFTKEVIPKHVSVKEAVLPFEKFQGADVILGPEMRSTGEVMGIHYEYSIAFAKALIAAGQKPPLSGTLFLSLNDLTKSHLATIARAFLELGFKIVATSGTAHVLDSEGCPVERVLKMHEGRPHAGDMIANSQIQMMVITSSGDQLDQIDGRQLRRMALAYKIPIITTVAGALATAEAIKSLKSSKIEMSALQDYFDTDNKKERSGTVQSISSHS